In Candidatus Sulfotelmatobacter sp., the following are encoded in one genomic region:
- a CDS encoding EamA family transporter, whose translation MLATQHADPAAPRPNPPESPRTGGTLVSVAALALVLLSAFLHAAWNLWAKQIGGDTRAATLMGVLEAISVIAFAPAALLVAHAAHLTLDGRALAWIAGSGFLHVAYFLLLLRGYRVSELSVVYPVARGTGPLLAAIGAALWLGERPTLLSVGGALLIALGIVILTLHPGEPRSGRVRAGVILGALVGVTIGAYTLWDGAAVSKLALPPILYYWGGELCRALVFAPFVVADRAGARLLWREHRLRVLGIALASPIAYILVLVAMSRARVSHVAPVRELSILFGAWFGARVLGEGDRARRRWAALAFVAGVLALASA comes from the coding sequence ATGCTGGCCACCCAGCATGCCGACCCCGCCGCGCCGCGCCCGAACCCTCCCGAATCGCCGCGCACCGGCGGCACGCTCGTGAGCGTCGCCGCCCTCGCGCTGGTGCTCCTCTCGGCCTTCCTTCACGCCGCCTGGAACCTGTGGGCCAAGCAGATCGGCGGCGACACCCGCGCCGCCACCCTGATGGGCGTGCTGGAAGCGATCAGCGTGATCGCCTTCGCTCCGGCGGCCCTGCTGGTGGCGCACGCCGCGCATCTCACGCTCGACGGCCGCGCCCTCGCCTGGATCGCCGGCAGCGGGTTCCTGCACGTCGCCTACTTCCTGCTGCTGCTGCGCGGCTATCGGGTGAGCGAGTTGTCGGTGGTCTACCCGGTGGCGCGCGGCACCGGACCGCTGCTGGCGGCGATTGGCGCCGCGCTCTGGCTCGGCGAGCGCCCGACTCTGCTGTCGGTGGGCGGCGCCCTGCTGATCGCTCTCGGCATCGTGATTCTCACGCTCCACCCGGGAGAGCCTCGCTCCGGGCGGGTGCGGGCCGGCGTCATCCTGGGTGCGCTGGTCGGGGTCACGATCGGCGCCTACACGCTGTGGGACGGCGCCGCGGTCTCTAAGCTCGCGCTGCCGCCCATCCTCTACTACTGGGGCGGCGAGCTGTGCCGGGCGCTGGTGTTCGCGCCGTTCGTGGTTGCCGACCGAGCCGGGGCGCGCCTGCTGTGGCGGGAGCATCGTCTGCGGGTGCTCGGGATCGCCCTGGCGAGCCCGATCGCGTACATCCTGGTGCTGGTCGCCATGTCGCGCGCCCGCGTGAGCCATGTCGCGCCGGTGCGCGAACTGAGCATCCTGTTCGGCGCCTGGTTCGGCGCGCGCGTGCTGGGCGAGGGCGATCGCGCGCGCCGGCGCTGGGCGGCACTCGCGTTCGTGGCCGGCGTGCTGGCGCTGGCGTCTGCGTGA
- a CDS encoding carboxyl transferase domain-containing protein: MELLESHLDTAGDEFKTNQAHHRALADELRRHLEAVKQGGGAELVKRHTSRGKLFVRERVERLLDPGTAFLELSPLAARGLYNDEAPAAGVITGIGRVRGRATMVVANDATVKGGTYFPMTVKKHLRAQEIALENRLPCVYLVDSGGAFLPLQADVFPDRDHFGRIFYNQARMSALRIPQVAAVLGSCTAGGAYVPAMSDEAVIVRNQGTIFLGGPPLVRAATGEEVTAEELGGGDVHTRISGVADHLAEDDAHAIELVRDILSHLGAPPACPVALESPEPPAYDPQEIYGILPRDLRQPYDVRELIARLVDGSRFHEFKARYGTTLVTGFAHLNGVPIGILANQGVLFSDSSLKATHFIELAAQRRIPLLFLQNISGYIVGKQAEHGGIAKDGAKMVHAVANAQVPKFTLIIGGSFGAGNYGMSGRAYQPRFLFMWPNSRISVMGGEQAASVLAQVKRAQLESAGKTLSAADEREFKQPILDTYEREGSPYYSTARLWDDGVIDPAETRTVLSLALAASLNAPIPEMSFGVFRM; the protein is encoded by the coding sequence ATGGAACTCCTCGAGTCCCATCTCGACACGGCCGGCGACGAGTTCAAGACCAACCAGGCGCACCATCGCGCGCTCGCCGACGAACTGCGGCGCCACCTCGAAGCGGTGAAACAGGGCGGCGGCGCGGAGCTGGTGAAGCGGCACACGTCGCGCGGCAAGCTCTTCGTTCGCGAGCGCGTCGAACGGCTGCTCGATCCCGGCACGGCGTTCCTCGAGCTCTCGCCGCTCGCGGCGCGCGGCCTCTACAACGACGAAGCGCCGGCGGCCGGCGTCATCACCGGGATCGGCCGGGTGCGCGGCCGCGCGACGATGGTGGTGGCCAACGACGCCACGGTGAAGGGCGGCACCTACTTCCCGATGACGGTGAAGAAACACCTGCGCGCCCAGGAGATCGCGCTCGAGAATCGCCTGCCGTGCGTCTACCTGGTGGATTCGGGCGGCGCCTTCCTGCCGCTGCAGGCCGATGTCTTTCCCGATCGCGATCACTTCGGTCGGATCTTCTACAACCAGGCGCGCATGTCGGCGCTGCGCATCCCCCAGGTGGCGGCGGTGCTCGGCTCGTGCACTGCGGGCGGCGCCTACGTGCCGGCCATGAGCGACGAGGCGGTGATCGTCCGGAACCAGGGCACGATCTTCCTGGGTGGCCCGCCGCTGGTGCGAGCCGCCACCGGCGAGGAGGTGACCGCCGAGGAGCTGGGCGGCGGCGACGTGCACACGCGCATCTCGGGCGTCGCCGATCACCTGGCCGAAGACGACGCGCATGCGATCGAGCTGGTGCGCGACATCCTGTCGCACCTCGGCGCCCCGCCGGCTTGCCCGGTGGCGCTCGAGAGTCCCGAACCGCCCGCCTACGACCCGCAGGAAATCTACGGCATCCTGCCGCGCGACCTGCGCCAGCCCTACGACGTGCGCGAGCTGATCGCGCGGCTGGTGGACGGCTCGCGCTTCCACGAATTCAAGGCGCGGTATGGCACCACGCTGGTCACGGGGTTCGCGCACCTGAACGGGGTGCCGATTGGCATCCTTGCCAATCAGGGCGTGCTGTTCAGCGACAGCTCGCTCAAGGCCACCCACTTCATCGAGCTGGCCGCGCAGCGTCGCATTCCGCTGCTCTTCCTCCAGAACATCAGCGGCTACATCGTCGGCAAGCAGGCCGAGCACGGCGGTATCGCCAAGGACGGAGCCAAGATGGTGCACGCGGTCGCCAACGCGCAGGTCCCGAAGTTCACCTTGATCATCGGCGGCAGCTTCGGTGCCGGGAACTACGGCATGTCCGGCCGCGCGTACCAGCCGCGCTTCCTGTTCATGTGGCCCAACAGCCGGATCAGCGTGATGGGGGGCGAGCAGGCCGCATCGGTGCTGGCCCAGGTGAAGCGCGCGCAGCTCGAATCGGCGGGCAAGACCCTGAGCGCGGCGGACGAGCGCGAATTCAAGCAGCCGATCCTCGACACCTACGAGCGGGAGGGAAGCCCCTACTATTCGACGGCGCGCCTGTGGGACGACGGCGTGATCGATCCCGCCGAGACCCGCACCGTGCTGTCGCTGGCGCTGGCCGCTTCGCTCAACGCGCCGATCCCGGAGATGAGCTTCGGCGTGTTCAGGATGTAG
- a CDS encoding ATP-binding protein, with protein MRPRRRPRLSYESRVSLIALAAGLPAVLLAAWTLAKPQFDSLQRWTFGLFVFGAWLGGAWLVRERVARPFQTLSNLLGALRDGDFSIRAHGADLGTSVGLALWEVNALADALRRRRLDVTEATALLQHVMDSIDVALFAFDDHDRLSLVNREGERMLGQPPERSLGATAAELGLGPVLNGETPRLVDLRLPGATGRWELRRGPFRQGGLPHQLVVLSDLTRALREEERQAWQRLVRVLSHEINNSLTPIQSLAGTLRSLLERDADPRGSADLGHGLDVIETRARSLARFMNSYARLARLPQPRLARLDVATWVQRAAALEDRLAVRVEASPAATVVADADQLEQLLINLLRNAVDAALATGGGVRVRWSVEGEALLLEIEDDGPGLAETANLFVPFFTTKPGGSGIGLALSRQIAEAHGGTVTLENREESRGCVARVRLPRALPGAA; from the coding sequence ATGCGCCCACGCCGGCGTCCGAGACTCTCCTACGAATCCCGCGTCTCCCTGATCGCGCTCGCCGCCGGGCTCCCGGCGGTCCTGCTCGCGGCCTGGACCCTGGCGAAGCCGCAATTCGATTCGCTGCAGCGCTGGACCTTCGGCCTGTTCGTGTTCGGCGCCTGGCTCGGCGGCGCCTGGCTGGTGCGCGAGCGAGTCGCCCGCCCGTTCCAGACCCTCTCCAATCTGCTGGGTGCGCTTCGCGACGGCGATTTCTCGATTCGCGCACACGGCGCCGATCTCGGCACCTCGGTGGGCCTTGCGCTGTGGGAAGTGAACGCGCTCGCCGACGCCCTGCGGCGACGCCGCCTCGACGTCACCGAGGCCACTGCGCTGCTCCAGCACGTGATGGACTCGATCGACGTCGCCCTGTTCGCTTTCGACGACCACGACCGCCTGAGCCTGGTCAATCGCGAGGGCGAGCGGATGCTCGGGCAGCCGCCCGAGCGCTCGCTCGGCGCCACCGCCGCGGAGCTTGGCCTGGGCCCGGTGCTGAACGGCGAGACGCCGCGACTCGTGGATCTCAGGCTGCCGGGCGCCACCGGTCGGTGGGAGCTGCGCCGCGGACCCTTCCGTCAGGGCGGGCTTCCGCACCAGCTGGTGGTGCTCTCGGACCTGACGCGCGCGCTGCGTGAAGAGGAACGGCAGGCGTGGCAGCGCCTGGTCCGCGTGCTGAGCCACGAGATCAACAATTCGCTCACCCCCATCCAGTCGCTGGCGGGAACGCTGCGGTCGCTGCTCGAGCGCGACGCGGATCCGCGCGGCTCGGCCGATCTCGGTCATGGACTGGACGTCATCGAGACGCGCGCCCGCTCGCTCGCGCGCTTCATGAACTCCTACGCCCGGCTCGCCCGGCTGCCGCAGCCGCGCCTGGCCCGCCTCGACGTGGCGACGTGGGTCCAGCGTGCGGCGGCGCTCGAGGATCGCCTGGCGGTGCGCGTGGAGGCGAGCCCGGCGGCGACGGTCGTCGCCGACGCCGATCAGCTCGAGCAGCTCCTCATCAACCTCTTGCGCAACGCCGTCGACGCCGCACTCGCGACCGGCGGAGGAGTGCGGGTGCGCTGGAGCGTGGAGGGTGAAGCCCTCCTGCTCGAGATCGAGGACGACGGGCCGGGGCTCGCGGAGACCGCCAATCTGTTCGTTCCGTTCTTCACCACCAAGCCGGGCGGCAGCGGCATCGGGCTCGCGCTCAGCCGCCAGATCGCGGAGGCGCACGGGGGCACCGTCACGCTCGAGAATCGGGAGGAGTCGCGCGGATGCGTCGCGCGCGTTCGGCTGCCGAGGGCGTTGCCCGGCGCCGCGTAG
- a CDS encoding sigma-54 dependent transcriptional regulator, producing the protein MPLALIVEDDADALATLAELVELEGFEIARAASLREALQRLAERSPDVVITDLMLPDGSGLELLDHEYPAARPQIVLVTGNASKDSAIEAVRKGAKDYLEKSKDEGRLKVVLANVRRELADQREIRQLRGALREHGQFHQLIGASAAMQRVYDLIERVAPTQAAVLITGESGTGKELVALTVHELSPRREAEFVAVNCSAVPANLFESELFGHERGSFTGATQQHRGLFERASGGTLFLDEITEMPIELQPKLLRALESGEVTRIGAEQPLRVDVRVIAASNRPPEAAIRDGRLREDLFYRLNVFPIELPPLRDRGDDARLLAEHFLAEINRAEGSNKRLAAGIRERLTAHAWPGNVRELKNALHRAYILSRADVDLELSRPSIAGTPPAPGGDGAASAGIPVGLTLEEIERRMIVATLEHTGGDKREAARMLGISLKTLYNRLNVYAAAERGAPAAPPEAPGA; encoded by the coding sequence ATGCCCCTCGCCCTGATCGTTGAAGACGACGCCGATGCACTGGCCACGCTTGCCGAGCTGGTGGAGCTCGAAGGCTTCGAGATCGCGAGAGCCGCCAGTCTGCGCGAGGCGCTCCAGCGGCTCGCCGAGCGATCACCCGACGTCGTGATCACCGATCTCATGCTTCCCGACGGCAGCGGGCTCGAGCTGCTCGACCACGAGTATCCGGCGGCTCGACCGCAGATCGTGCTGGTCACCGGCAACGCCTCGAAGGATTCCGCGATCGAGGCGGTGAGAAAGGGCGCCAAGGACTATCTGGAGAAGTCGAAGGACGAGGGCCGGCTCAAGGTGGTGCTCGCCAACGTGCGCCGCGAGCTGGCCGACCAGCGCGAGATCCGCCAGCTGCGCGGCGCGCTGCGCGAGCACGGTCAGTTCCATCAACTGATCGGGGCTTCGGCGGCGATGCAGCGCGTCTACGACCTGATCGAGCGTGTGGCCCCGACTCAGGCGGCGGTGCTGATCACCGGCGAGAGCGGTACCGGCAAGGAACTGGTGGCCCTGACCGTTCACGAGCTGAGCCCGCGACGCGAGGCCGAGTTCGTCGCCGTCAATTGCAGCGCGGTGCCGGCCAATCTGTTCGAGAGCGAGCTGTTCGGCCACGAGCGCGGCAGCTTCACCGGCGCGACCCAGCAGCACCGCGGGCTGTTCGAGCGCGCCTCGGGAGGGACGCTGTTCCTCGACGAGATCACCGAGATGCCGATCGAGCTCCAGCCCAAGCTGCTGCGCGCGCTCGAATCGGGCGAAGTGACGAGAATTGGCGCCGAGCAACCTCTGCGCGTGGATGTGCGGGTGATCGCCGCGTCCAACCGCCCGCCCGAGGCCGCGATCCGCGACGGGCGGCTGCGCGAGGATCTCTTCTATCGGCTGAACGTCTTTCCCATCGAGCTGCCTCCGCTGCGCGATCGCGGAGACGATGCGCGGTTGCTCGCCGAGCACTTTCTCGCCGAGATCAATCGCGCCGAGGGATCGAACAAGCGCCTCGCAGCGGGCATTCGGGAGCGGCTCACCGCGCACGCGTGGCCGGGCAACGTGCGGGAGTTGAAGAACGCGCTGCACCGCGCGTACATCCTGTCGCGGGCCGATGTGGACCTGGAGCTCAGCCGCCCGAGCATCGCCGGAACGCCCCCGGCCCCGGGCGGTGATGGCGCGGCGTCGGCCGGCATTCCGGTCGGCCTCACGCTCGAGGAGATCGAGCGCCGCATGATCGTCGCCACCCTCGAGCACACCGGGGGCGACAAGCGCGAGGCCGCCCGGATGCTCGGCATCAGTCTCAAGACTCTCTACAACCGCCTCAATGTCTATGCGGCCGCCGAGCGCGGCGCGCCGGCCGCGCCCCCCGAGGCCCCCGGCGCCTGA
- a CDS encoding enoyl-CoA hydratase-related protein — protein MALVEVERTGKVARLWLNRPEVHNALSPELCAALDQALHELGHDDAVRVIVLGGRGPSFCAGADLAAMKASAAASFDFNLAEAQKLGGMFAALADCPKPLVARIHGSVFGGGVGLACACDVSVASEDARFGLTEVRLGILPALISPYVIRRLGDARARELMLTGERFDARTALEYRMIQRLVPAGELDAAVEERVSELLKGAPHAQARIKMLLELWADSTWEEYRAALPRALAEVRSGDEARDGLASFFEKRKPGWLD, from the coding sequence ATGGCGCTGGTCGAGGTCGAGCGCACCGGGAAAGTGGCCCGGCTGTGGCTCAATCGCCCCGAAGTGCACAACGCGCTCTCGCCCGAGCTGTGCGCCGCGCTCGATCAGGCGCTTCACGAGCTCGGGCACGACGACGCGGTGCGCGTGATCGTGCTGGGCGGGCGCGGGCCCTCGTTTTGCGCGGGCGCCGACCTCGCGGCGATGAAGGCCTCGGCCGCCGCGAGCTTCGACTTCAATCTCGCCGAGGCTCAAAAGCTGGGCGGCATGTTCGCGGCGCTCGCCGACTGCCCGAAGCCGCTGGTGGCGCGGATCCACGGCTCGGTGTTCGGCGGTGGCGTGGGTCTGGCCTGTGCGTGCGACGTGAGCGTCGCGAGCGAGGACGCGCGATTCGGGCTGACCGAGGTGCGGCTCGGCATTCTGCCCGCGCTGATCTCGCCCTACGTGATCCGGCGGCTCGGCGACGCGCGGGCGCGCGAGCTGATGCTGACCGGCGAGCGCTTCGATGCGCGGACCGCGCTCGAGTACCGGATGATCCAGCGCCTGGTCCCGGCCGGCGAGCTCGACGCGGCGGTCGAGGAACGCGTGAGCGAGCTGCTGAAGGGCGCGCCGCACGCGCAGGCTCGTATCAAGATGCTGCTCGAGCTGTGGGCGGATTCGACCTGGGAGGAGTACCGCGCCGCCCTGCCGCGCGCGCTCGCCGAGGTGCGCTCCGGCGACGAGGCGCGCGACGGTCTCGCCTCGTTCTTCGAGAAGCGCAAGCCGGGCTGGCTCGACTGA
- a CDS encoding ATP-binding protein, which produces MSTAGKLWLGFGLLMLFLVGIGLFVAHRLASIERALSTIMAVQEPASAIAYEMALNVSGSRAALLAYVGDGETSHRAKIAANRVVLDRMIQHYEQVAQSRATLELGREIQARQDEIHLVGDSLMALSDIERAGIARFGRATAGTRLILNRDVLAKLDTHRNGPRKQALANQLAANLNGVAAAVGLYRATHDPDERARVGALAEDTRRALADLGDLRLSESERPGFQRFRAAFADQVAAAHDCLDDRDRLRIALARYAALANQLEHVVDQGIHGVTRTDLAEAAQGARYSIRASMIAVLVLLIAGILIGGLTALPVGQSIVRYEKTLRERMGSLTVMHERKDEFLGVLGHELRNPLAPLSNALYVLESRAPEMPTDVRLTHAMMKRQVDNMTRLVDDLLDVSRINQGKITLHREPVSLTEILGEAVEDFRSRANAQRVELALSLPGSTVWVDGDRIRLAQIVANLLNNAIKYTPAGGRITLALSQDGRDALVRVIDTGAGIPADMLERIFDPFTQVDPSITRGHGGLGIGLSLVSRLVEMHGGSIRASSPGIGKGSTFTLRLPRIEPPRVVSVEAARHDDARVARRVLVVDDNRDSAETLADLLRLWGHDVQLAHDGREAVARAEASRPEVVLLDIGLPGMDGYEVAERLRRESPAPGMTLIALTGFGQSEDRRRAVDAGFDHHLTKPVHPPTLKRLIESET; this is translated from the coding sequence ATGAGCACTGCGGGCAAACTCTGGCTCGGTTTCGGCCTCCTGATGCTGTTCCTGGTCGGCATCGGTCTGTTCGTCGCTCACCGCCTCGCCTCGATCGAGCGGGCCCTCTCGACGATCATGGCGGTGCAGGAGCCGGCCAGCGCCATTGCCTACGAGATGGCGCTCAACGTGAGCGGCTCGCGCGCGGCGCTGCTGGCCTACGTCGGCGACGGCGAGACCTCTCACCGCGCCAAGATCGCCGCCAATCGCGTGGTGCTCGATCGCATGATCCAGCACTACGAGCAGGTGGCGCAGTCGCGCGCCACGCTCGAGCTCGGCCGCGAGATCCAGGCACGCCAGGACGAGATCCATCTGGTGGGCGACTCGCTCATGGCGTTGAGCGACATCGAGCGCGCCGGCATCGCGCGCTTTGGACGGGCGACCGCAGGCACCCGCTTGATCCTCAATCGCGACGTCCTGGCGAAGCTCGACACTCACAGGAACGGGCCGCGCAAGCAGGCGCTCGCCAATCAGCTGGCGGCGAACCTCAATGGCGTGGCGGCCGCGGTCGGACTCTACCGGGCGACCCACGACCCCGATGAGCGGGCACGCGTCGGCGCGCTGGCCGAAGACACGCGCCGCGCGCTGGCCGACCTCGGCGACCTCCGGCTCTCCGAGAGCGAGCGCCCGGGCTTCCAGCGCTTCCGGGCCGCCTTCGCGGACCAGGTCGCCGCGGCCCACGACTGCCTCGACGATCGTGATCGGCTCCGCATCGCGCTCGCCCGCTACGCCGCGCTCGCCAATCAGCTCGAGCACGTGGTGGACCAGGGCATTCACGGCGTCACGCGCACCGACCTGGCCGAGGCCGCGCAGGGAGCGCGCTACTCGATCCGCGCCAGCATGATCGCGGTGCTGGTGCTGTTGATCGCCGGCATCCTGATCGGCGGACTGACCGCGCTGCCGGTCGGCCAGAGCATCGTGCGCTATGAGAAAACGCTGCGCGAGCGCATGGGCTCGCTCACCGTGATGCACGAGCGCAAGGACGAATTCCTCGGCGTGCTCGGGCACGAGCTGCGCAATCCGCTCGCGCCGCTCAGCAACGCGCTGTACGTGCTCGAATCACGGGCACCCGAGATGCCCACCGATGTCCGCCTGACTCACGCGATGATGAAGCGCCAGGTGGACAACATGACCCGGCTGGTGGACGACCTGCTCGACGTCTCGCGCATCAATCAGGGCAAGATCACGCTTCACCGCGAGCCGGTGAGCCTCACCGAGATCCTGGGCGAGGCGGTCGAGGACTTCCGTTCGCGGGCGAATGCGCAGCGCGTCGAGCTGGCGCTGTCGCTCCCCGGCTCGACCGTCTGGGTGGACGGCGATCGCATCCGCCTCGCGCAGATCGTCGCCAATCTCCTCAACAACGCCATCAAGTACACGCCCGCTGGCGGACGCATCACGCTGGCGCTGTCCCAGGATGGCCGCGACGCGCTGGTGCGGGTGATCGACACCGGCGCGGGCATCCCCGCGGACATGCTGGAGCGGATTTTCGATCCGTTCACGCAGGTGGACCCGTCGATCACGCGCGGCCACGGCGGACTCGGGATCGGGTTGTCGCTGGTCTCGCGCCTGGTCGAGATGCACGGCGGCAGCATTCGCGCCTCGAGCCCCGGGATCGGCAAGGGCAGCACGTTCACGCTGCGCCTGCCGCGGATCGAGCCGCCGCGCGTGGTGAGCGTCGAAGCCGCGCGGCACGACGACGCCCGGGTGGCGCGCCGCGTGCTGGTGGTGGACGACAATCGCGACTCGGCCGAGACCCTGGCCGATCTGCTGAGGCTGTGGGGGCACGACGTGCAGCTCGCCCACGATGGACGGGAAGCGGTGGCTCGCGCCGAAGCCTCGCGGCCCGAGGTGGTGCTGCTCGACATCGGGCTCCCCGGCATGGACGGCTACGAAGTCGCGGAGCGATTGCGGCGCGAAAGCCCCGCGCCCGGCATGACCCTGATCGCGCTCACCGGCTTCGGCCAGAGCGAGGATCGCCGCCGGGCGGTGGACGCGGGCTTCGATCACCACCTGACCAAGCCCGTCCACCCGCCGACGCTCAAACGTCTGATCGAGAGCGAAACCTAG